The following proteins are encoded in a genomic region of Streptococcus gwangjuense:
- a CDS encoding recombinase family protein translates to MIFGYARVSTDDQNLSLQIDALTHYGIDKLFQEKVTGAKKDRPQLEEMINLLREGDSVVIYKLDRISRSTKHLIELSELFEELSVNFISIQDNVDTSTSMGRFFFRVMASLAELERDIIIERTNSGLKAARVRGKKGGRPSKGKLSIDLALKMYDSKEYSIRQILDASKLSKTTFYRYLNKRNA, encoded by the coding sequence ATGATTTTTGGCTATGCTCGAGTGAGTACGGATGATCAAAATCTTAGTTTACAAATTGATGCACTTACTCATTATGGAATTGATAAATTATTTCAAGAAAAAGTAACTGGTGCGAAAAAAGACCGACCGCAATTAGAAGAAATGATCAACCTACTACGTGAAGGAGATTCTGTTGTCATTTACAAGTTAGATCGAATTTCACGATCAACTAAACATTTGATTGAACTTTCTGAATTATTTGAAGAACTTAGTGTCAATTTTATATCTATTCAAGATAACGTAGATACTTCAACGTCTATGGGAAGATTCTTTTTCCGAGTTATGGCTAGTTTAGCAGAACTGGAACGGGATATTATTATTGAACGAACTAACTCTGGTCTTAAGGCAGCCAGAGTCCGAGGAAAAAAAGGGGGCCGTCCAAGTAAAGGTAAGCTATCAATTGATTTAGCTTTAAAAATGTATGACAGCAAAGAGTATTCTATTCGTCAAATTCTTGATGCCTCTAAATTAAGCAAAACAACCTTTTACCGTTACCTCAATAAAAGGAATGCTTAA